From the genome of Rhodospirillaceae bacterium:
AGCTCCAACTTATCGATCACGACCAAGTTTCCATCGGCCTGTTTCTCAGATAACGCTGATTTAAGCGCCAATTGGCGAACCTTTTTAGGAAGCTTGATGTTGTGAGTCCGAACGGCTGGACCAAACACAACCCCACCGCCTCGCATCTGAGGCGCAACCCGCGTACCCTGACGGGCACGGCCTGAACCTTTTTGATTAAAAGGCTTAGCTTTGGTCGCGGAAACTTCGCTGCGGCCCTTAACCTTATGGGTACCGGCGCGACGCTTAGCCAACTGCCAGTTCACCATGCGGGCAATAATATCTTTACGAACTGGTGCGCCAAAAATGGCGTCGTCCAGATCGATATCACCGACCTTCTTATTTTCAAGACTGATTACTTGCGTTTTCATTGCCGCTTATTCCTTGTCTTCGCCAGCATCGGTTTCGACAACTGCTTCTTCTGCAGGAGCCTCTTCAGGTGCTGCCTCAGGTGCTTC
Proteins encoded in this window:
- the rplD gene encoding 50S ribosomal protein L4, with amino-acid sequence MKTQVISLENKKVGDIDLDDAIFGAPVRKDIIARMVNWQLAKRRAGTHKVKGRSEVSATKAKPFNQKGSGRARQGTRVAPQMRGGGVVFGPAVRTHNIKLPKKVRQLALKSALSEKQADGNLVVIDKLELKSGKTKDLSQKFETLGWGSALVIDGADIDVGFARAANNIIGLDFLPSMGANVYDILRRDKLVLTKDAVEKLVERLK